In the Opitutaceae bacterium genome, one interval contains:
- a CDS encoding ABC transporter ATP-binding protein: protein MPQIRVENLVKTYRVAERNPGLRGALTGLFRRRHRKVEALVGISFQLEAGELVGYIGPNGAGKSTTVKIMSGILVPDSGLCEINGCVPWRDRRHYVAGIGVVFGQRTQLWWDLPVIESFELLRDIYRVPSDRYRQRIDELIGMLDLTPILDVPVRQLSLGQRMRCDLAASLLHRPPILFLDEPTIGLDAVSKLAVREFVRRINREDGTTVILTTHDMDDIEALCRRIIVIGAGRILSDGTLDQLRERVTRERWLIVDLETDRDPPELARTRLIRHEGRRVVYGFDPESISAARVIAAVSSQTAVRDIFVENPPIELIIARLYEQNAP from the coding sequence ATGCCCCAGATCCGTGTCGAGAACCTGGTCAAGACTTACCGGGTGGCGGAGCGCAACCCCGGCCTTCGGGGCGCCCTGACCGGCCTTTTCCGGCGGCGCCACCGGAAAGTCGAGGCCCTGGTCGGTATCAGTTTCCAACTCGAGGCCGGCGAACTGGTCGGCTATATCGGCCCCAACGGCGCCGGCAAATCGACCACCGTGAAAATAATGTCGGGGATCCTCGTTCCCGATTCCGGTCTCTGCGAGATCAATGGCTGTGTGCCCTGGCGGGACCGCCGCCATTATGTCGCGGGCATCGGCGTGGTCTTCGGCCAACGTACCCAGCTCTGGTGGGATCTGCCGGTCATCGAGTCCTTCGAGCTGCTCCGCGATATCTACCGGGTCCCGTCCGATCGTTACCGTCAGCGGATCGATGAACTCATCGGGATGCTCGATCTGACTCCGATCCTCGATGTCCCCGTCCGGCAGTTGAGCCTGGGACAACGCATGCGCTGCGATCTGGCCGCCTCCCTTCTTCACCGTCCACCCATTCTTTTTCTCGATGAACCGACGATCGGACTCGACGCGGTCTCGAAACTGGCGGTCCGGGAATTCGTCCGGCGGATCAACCGCGAGGACGGCACTACCGTCATCCTGACGACTCATGACATGGATGATATCGAGGCCCTCTGCCGCCGGATCATCGTGATCGGCGCCGGGCGCATTCTCTCCGACGGCACCCTCGACCAGCTTCGCGAACGGGTGACCCGCGAACGGTGGCTGATCGTCGACCTCGAAACCGACCGGGATCCTCCAGAACTGGCACGGACTCGGCTGATCCGCCACGAAGGGCGCCGGGTCGTCTACGGTTTTGACCCCGAGAGCATTTCCGCCGCCCGGGTCATCGCCGCCGTCTCCAGCCAGACCGCGGTCAGGGACATTTTCGTGGAAAACCCGCCGATCGAGCTGATCATCGCGCGACTTTACGAGCAGAACGCGCCATGA
- a CDS encoding C1 family peptidase, translated as MGLRTKTHRAITLATSFSTLVILFCCPASRAESLEVKGVVYENVVVRSTSPSHLTVSHDKGISQIALSDLPPEWQERLDYDPAVAARHQAKIAAQARQAILERKPVRPATPETPAGYTRLSLKIDFREDKPPAITRAKDQGHRPVNDIYAMVTALEYAYSMKSQVPTPLSEEFVLWALSRTSPEIKFGEGFHFTEIIRAVQIHGVCREDLFANRTDRPVTAVEEPSLAAVNDAAQRRNLQAILIQTGEQSLAQILFNLNQNRPVVVALRWPNANTFRQNATLRAQVPLEKSAHVVTLIGYQPDPSDPDAVLLLFRNSFGPHWGAAGHGFIALDYLKRHLLGAFAVDLY; from the coding sequence GTGGGCCTGCGCACAAAGACTCATCGAGCGATTACCCTTGCGACGAGCTTTTCCACCCTCGTCATCCTGTTCTGCTGCCCTGCCAGTCGGGCGGAATCCCTCGAGGTCAAAGGTGTCGTCTACGAGAATGTCGTTGTCCGATCGACCTCACCCTCCCACCTGACGGTCAGTCATGACAAGGGGATCTCCCAGATCGCCCTCTCCGACCTTCCACCGGAATGGCAGGAACGCCTGGACTACGATCCCGCGGTCGCCGCCCGCCATCAGGCCAAGATCGCCGCCCAGGCCCGGCAGGCGATCCTCGAACGGAAGCCTGTCCGGCCCGCGACACCTGAGACCCCGGCCGGATACACCCGCCTGAGCCTCAAGATTGATTTCCGCGAAGACAAGCCACCCGCAATTACCCGTGCCAAAGATCAGGGCCACCGGCCGGTCAATGACATCTATGCCATGGTGACCGCCCTCGAATACGCCTATTCGATGAAAAGCCAGGTGCCCACACCCCTCTCCGAGGAATTTGTCCTCTGGGCCCTCTCCCGCACCTCCCCGGAGATCAAATTCGGCGAGGGTTTCCACTTCACGGAAATCATCAGGGCCGTCCAGATCCACGGCGTCTGCCGGGAGGACCTTTTCGCCAACCGGACCGACCGACCCGTCACCGCAGTCGAAGAACCGTCCCTCGCCGCGGTCAACGACGCCGCCCAACGCAGGAATCTTCAGGCCATCCTCATCCAGACCGGGGAACAATCGCTGGCCCAGATCCTCTTCAACCTCAATCAAAACCGCCCGGTCGTCGTCGCCCTGCGCTGGCCCAATGCCAATACCTTCCGCCAGAACGCCACCCTCCGGGCCCAGGTTCCGCTGGAGAAATCCGCCCACGTCGTCACGCTGATCGGCTACCAACCCGATCCGTCCGATCCCGACGCTGTCCTTCTGCTTTTCAGGAACTCCTTCGGCCCGCATTGGGGCGCGGCCGGCCATGGCTTCATTGCTCTCGACTACCTGAAGCGACACCTCCTGGGGGCATTTGCGGTCGACCTCTACTAG
- the coaD gene encoding pantetheine-phosphate adenylyltransferase, whose protein sequence is MSRTCVYPGTFDPVTYGHLDVVARASRLFDHIVVAVAENPGKSPFLTADERVSLIEGNLGPFPNVTATKFTGLTVNLARELGACALIRGLRALTDFEFEFQMALMNRHLDQDIETIFVMTKDAYSYTSSRLVKQVSHFGADIRPFVPPNVYELLEKRKLAAANTDVQEDH, encoded by the coding sequence ATGAGCAGAACCTGCGTCTACCCCGGCACCTTCGATCCGGTCACCTACGGCCACCTCGATGTGGTCGCCCGTGCCTCCCGCCTCTTCGACCATATCGTGGTGGCGGTGGCGGAAAACCCGGGCAAGAGCCCGTTTCTGACCGCAGACGAAAGGGTTTCCCTGATCGAAGGCAACCTGGGCCCCTTTCCCAACGTCACGGCCACCAAATTCACCGGGCTGACCGTCAATCTTGCGCGCGAGCTGGGCGCCTGCGCCCTAATCCGCGGACTGCGTGCCCTCACCGATTTCGAATTCGAGTTCCAGATGGCCCTGATGAACCGCCATCTCGACCAGGACATTGAGACCATCTTCGTCATGACCAAGGACGCCTACAGCTACACCAGCTCACGTCTGGTCAAACAGGTCAGCCACTTCGGGGCGGATATCCGCCCGTTCGTCCCCCCCAACGTCTACGAACTGCTCGAAAAGAGGAAACTCGCCGCCGCCAACACCGACGTGCAGGAGGATCATTAG
- a CDS encoding phosphatidylglycerophosphatase A: MMIRQPLWIRTLPSPVVVNVATLGPLGSLKAPGTWGSAAGIVFYTVVYYPMTPLGAALLTAFLVYVALVFCGEAETRLQQIDPPSVILDEFAAIPFCFLGLQPFLSSKWAWLVFLAGFGLFRLFDIWKPFGIRGLQRYRGGVGVLIDDIAAALATCVVLHIGIRWLVPLLMGGS; encoded by the coding sequence ATGATGATTCGGCAACCGCTCTGGATTCGGACACTCCCTTCCCCGGTCGTGGTCAATGTGGCCACACTCGGTCCCTTGGGATCATTGAAGGCACCCGGGACCTGGGGATCGGCCGCGGGGATTGTATTCTATACCGTGGTCTATTACCCGATGACGCCTCTTGGGGCGGCGTTGCTGACCGCCTTTCTGGTTTATGTGGCCCTGGTCTTCTGCGGCGAGGCGGAGACCCGGCTGCAGCAGATCGATCCCCCTTCGGTCATCCTCGATGAATTTGCCGCCATTCCGTTCTGCTTTCTGGGCCTCCAGCCCTTTCTCAGTTCGAAATGGGCCTGGCTGGTGTTCCTGGCGGGATTCGGGCTCTTCCGGCTCTTCGATATCTGGAAGCCCTTCGGGATCCGCGGCCTCCAGCGTTATCGCGGCGGGGTGGGTGTCCTGATCGACGACATCGCGGCCGCCCTGGCCACCTGCGTGGTCCTCCACATTGGGATACGCTGGCTGGTTCCGTTGCTGATGGGTGGTTCATGA
- a CDS encoding glycosyltransferase family 2 protein: protein MTTTPGSRSDPPRVTIVVPSFNQGRFIGEALDSILNQGYPNLEVLVMDGGSTDETLAVLKSYGDRIAYESGPDGGQAAALNRGFETASGEIVAWLNSDDRYCAGAIRNAVAALEAEPEAGFVYGEGELISEDGRVLSRFPATRPFDLWFLTHVSDFIMQPTVFMRVGPLREVGGLDAALRYGMDWDLWIRMAVRRPVAYCPLILAQTREHGQSKTSSGGFARWLELRSIPARHGAGRWSPAAVCYGLDTLRRKWPTVFGPSSAADLEAARDNANARVFRPIHRLTTRLIERRLRGSQGISIDRWTSDRSFLAIPWSGKVARLSVFGEVPAPPEYFPVTIEVKAAGQTASVEVTRWGEFRVDLDMKEDGRGPRPLEVGMRASKVFRAKDDPRRLAFRVREVRLTESDDVRIVRPFGESGGSGGT, encoded by the coding sequence ATGACGACCACGCCGGGCAGTCGAAGCGACCCGCCGCGGGTCACGATCGTTGTTCCGTCGTTCAATCAGGGGCGGTTCATCGGGGAGGCGCTCGATTCGATTCTGAACCAGGGCTACCCGAACCTCGAGGTCCTCGTCATGGACGGTGGCTCGACTGATGAGACCCTGGCGGTTCTCAAAAGCTATGGCGACCGCATCGCCTATGAGTCGGGTCCGGATGGCGGGCAGGCTGCGGCGCTGAATCGTGGCTTCGAGACCGCGTCGGGCGAAATCGTGGCCTGGCTGAATTCGGATGATCGGTATTGCGCGGGTGCCATCCGGAACGCGGTGGCGGCTTTGGAGGCGGAGCCCGAGGCGGGGTTTGTCTACGGGGAAGGCGAATTGATCAGCGAAGACGGACGCGTGCTCAGCCGGTTCCCGGCAACCCGGCCGTTCGACCTCTGGTTCCTGACCCATGTCAGCGATTTCATCATGCAGCCCACGGTATTCATGAGGGTTGGCCCATTGCGTGAGGTGGGCGGCCTTGACGCGGCGCTGCGTTACGGGATGGATTGGGACCTTTGGATCCGGATGGCGGTCAGGCGACCGGTTGCCTATTGCCCGCTCATTCTGGCGCAGACCCGCGAACACGGACAATCGAAGACATCGTCCGGCGGTTTCGCCCGTTGGCTCGAACTGAGGAGCATCCCGGCCCGGCACGGAGCGGGGAGATGGTCTCCGGCTGCAGTCTGCTATGGTCTGGATACATTGAGACGGAAATGGCCGACGGTTTTCGGACCAAGCTCCGCGGCCGATCTAGAGGCGGCGCGGGACAACGCCAATGCCCGGGTCTTTCGACCGATCCACCGCTTGACAACCCGACTGATTGAGCGTCGGTTGAGGGGTTCCCAGGGCATTTCGATCGATCGCTGGACCTCGGATCGTTCATTCCTGGCCATTCCCTGGAGCGGGAAGGTGGCGCGCCTGTCGGTCTTCGGCGAGGTACCGGCGCCCCCGGAGTATTTTCCCGTCACCATCGAGGTGAAGGCGGCGGGCCAGACCGCGAGTGTTGAAGTGACCAGGTGGGGCGAATTCCGGGTGGATCTCGACATGAAGGAAGACGGGCGTGGACCGCGACCACTGGAGGTCGGAATGCGCGCTTCCAAGGTGTTTCGGGCGAAAGACGATCCCCGCCGATTGGCCTTTCGGGTGAGAGAGGTCCGGCTGACGGAGTCAGACGACGTCAGGATTGTCCGACCGTTTGGCGAATCCGGTGGTTCCGGCGGAACCTGA
- a CDS encoding ABC-2 family transporter protein: MKPFFAIISARFRLLLQYRAAAVAGLITQIIFGLIITMVFQAFYRSGDLKNPPMTLAEVVTYVWLGQALLGILPWNGDPEIRALVRSGGVAYETLRPVNLYVYWFARAIALRTAPTLLRAVPMVILALTFFGMRPPESLPAGCGFLLVMVGTIALSCAITVLVGISLMWTISGEGQIQLLPAVVTLFSGMLVPIPLFPEWARPIVEWLPFKGLVDAPYRVYLGHIPLEDIGGVILHQWIWVGLLVIGGTALMHRGLRKLTIQGG, from the coding sequence ATGAAGCCCTTTTTCGCCATTATCAGCGCCCGCTTCCGCCTGCTGCTGCAATACCGCGCCGCCGCCGTGGCCGGATTGATCACGCAGATCATCTTCGGCCTGATCATCACGATGGTCTTTCAGGCCTTCTACCGGTCGGGCGATCTGAAGAATCCACCGATGACCCTGGCCGAAGTCGTGACTTATGTCTGGCTGGGGCAGGCCCTGCTCGGAATTCTGCCGTGGAACGGAGATCCTGAAATCCGGGCCCTCGTCCGCTCCGGCGGTGTGGCCTATGAAACCCTTCGTCCGGTCAACCTCTATGTCTATTGGTTTGCCCGGGCCATCGCCCTGCGGACTGCCCCCACTCTGCTGCGGGCCGTCCCCATGGTCATCCTCGCCCTGACCTTCTTCGGCATGCGTCCACCGGAGAGCCTGCCGGCCGGATGCGGATTCCTTCTTGTCATGGTCGGAACGATCGCTCTGAGCTGCGCCATCACCGTCCTGGTCGGCATCTCACTCATGTGGACCATCAGCGGAGAGGGCCAGATCCAGCTCCTGCCGGCCGTCGTCACCCTTTTTTCCGGAATGCTCGTGCCCATTCCCCTCTTCCCCGAATGGGCCCGACCCATCGTGGAATGGCTCCCGTTCAAAGGATTGGTCGACGCACCCTACCGGGTCTATCTGGGGCATATCCCGCTCGAGGATATCGGCGGGGTCATCCTTCACCAGTGGATCTGGGTCGGCCTGCTCGTGATTGGCGGCACCGCCCTCATGCACCGGGGACTGCGAAAACTGACCATCCAGGGTGGCTGA
- a CDS encoding DUF456 domain-containing protein, with the protein MHSVTEIVSWTLLVVLLLGGLVGVFLPFLPGALIIFIGALLHKVLTPEWLSWTTVVILGVMVLVERLLDLLGTMVGARWLGATRWGILGAVVGGIVGIFFGLPGLILGPVFGALVGEIIFARRSLGLSARAGFGAAVGFGISTILRIALALFMIALVVADALRG; encoded by the coding sequence GTGCACAGCGTAACTGAAATCGTCTCGTGGACCCTCCTGGTTGTTCTGCTTCTGGGTGGTCTGGTCGGGGTCTTTCTGCCGTTTCTTCCGGGGGCGCTGATCATTTTCATCGGGGCCCTGCTGCACAAGGTGCTGACGCCGGAGTGGCTGAGCTGGACGACTGTCGTGATCCTCGGGGTGATGGTCCTGGTCGAGCGTCTGCTCGATTTGCTCGGGACAATGGTGGGCGCACGATGGCTGGGGGCGACCCGTTGGGGCATCCTCGGGGCGGTGGTCGGCGGAATTGTCGGCATCTTCTTTGGTCTGCCCGGCCTGATCCTGGGGCCGGTTTTCGGGGCTTTGGTCGGCGAGATCATCTTTGCCCGGAGGTCGCTTGGGCTCTCGGCCAGAGCGGGTTTCGGGGCGGCGGTCGGTTTCGGCATTTCGACCATCCTGCGGATCGCCCTCGCCCTTTTCATGATCGCGCTGGTGGTGGCGGACGCGTTGAGGGGGTAG
- a CDS encoding phytanoyl-CoA dioxygenase family protein, with protein sequence MSTLLTDEQIEHFIQYGFLHLPSSIEVSPGSVAHRWVEESWARNGLDPDDLASWPVDKVHMPNTESRAVREFAPNVWTAMCELAGGEERLAGNPSFGNGFVLNFGWGRDKPWVPPGPDAEGWHKDGDFFLHFMDSPEQGLLIVVYYSDVGEKGGGTFIAPDSIGVVARFLAEHPEGVHPFGFPRGEKALIRQCRDFREVTGKAGDVFLLHPYMLHASSRNHSQVARFMTNPCIRLAEPMVFNRTDGSVTSPIEKAVLRGIGRESYDFVPVAPRCEIIPPRVAAQRELLRKEEERRRAREAEAVAG encoded by the coding sequence ATGAGTACTTTGCTGACAGACGAACAGATTGAACACTTCATCCAGTACGGATTCCTTCACCTGCCCTCCAGTATAGAGGTGTCCCCGGGTTCAGTGGCCCATCGGTGGGTTGAGGAGAGCTGGGCGCGCAACGGGCTGGATCCGGATGACCTCGCGAGCTGGCCCGTGGACAAGGTGCATATGCCCAATACGGAGAGCCGGGCGGTCCGGGAATTCGCCCCGAATGTCTGGACCGCCATGTGTGAACTCGCGGGAGGTGAGGAACGGCTGGCCGGCAACCCGAGTTTCGGAAACGGTTTCGTTCTGAATTTCGGCTGGGGTCGCGACAAGCCCTGGGTGCCTCCCGGGCCGGACGCGGAGGGGTGGCACAAGGACGGAGATTTCTTCCTCCATTTCATGGACAGCCCGGAGCAGGGCCTCCTGATCGTCGTCTATTATTCCGATGTCGGCGAAAAGGGCGGGGGGACTTTTATCGCACCCGATTCGATCGGCGTGGTGGCCCGGTTCCTGGCGGAACATCCGGAGGGCGTTCATCCCTTTGGTTTTCCAAGGGGTGAAAAGGCCCTCATCCGGCAATGTCGGGATTTCCGGGAAGTGACCGGAAAAGCCGGGGATGTCTTCCTCCTGCATCCCTATATGCTCCACGCCTCAAGCCGGAACCACAGCCAGGTCGCACGGTTCATGACGAATCCTTGTATCCGTCTGGCGGAGCCGATGGTCTTCAACCGGACGGACGGGAGTGTCACCTCGCCGATAGAAAAGGCCGTCCTTCGCGGAATTGGCCGGGAGAGTTATGACTTCGTGCCGGTGGCTCCCCGCTGCGAGATCATCCCGCCGCGGGTGGCCGCGCAGCGCGAATTGCTCCGCAAGGAAGAGGAACGGAGACGCGCCCGGGAGGCCGAAGCCGTGGCCGGCTGA
- the pgsA gene encoding CDP-diacylglycerol--glycerol-3-phosphate 3-phosphatidyltransferase translates to MNLANLLTLSRIPLMFIIVALLYVDWLGAATVAFVLFVVAGVTDWLDGLVARRQGLVSTFGILMDALTDKVLMLGLMIALVDLDKVSIFLVLLILGREFMITGMRLVAATKGVVVSAERAGKQKTVTQILSIGAFLLAGMVRVDLASWFSVDLSVMAQYLDWLGLVLFLLATVFTLTSGYRYFRKYGAMVFAED, encoded by the coding sequence ATGAACCTCGCGAATCTACTGACGCTCTCGCGGATACCGCTGATGTTTATCATCGTGGCGCTTCTCTACGTCGACTGGCTTGGAGCGGCCACGGTGGCATTCGTCCTCTTTGTGGTGGCGGGGGTCACGGACTGGCTCGATGGTCTGGTGGCGCGCCGACAGGGGCTGGTTTCGACCTTCGGGATCCTCATGGATGCGTTGACCGACAAGGTTCTCATGCTCGGGCTGATGATCGCGCTGGTCGATCTGGACAAGGTCAGCATATTCCTCGTTCTCCTGATTCTCGGGCGCGAGTTCATGATCACCGGCATGCGCCTGGTGGCGGCGACCAAGGGCGTCGTCGTCTCGGCTGAGCGGGCGGGCAAGCAGAAGACGGTCACCCAGATTCTCTCGATCGGAGCCTTTCTCCTGGCCGGGATGGTCCGGGTCGACCTGGCATCGTGGTTCTCGGTCGATCTCTCGGTGATGGCCCAGTATCTCGACTGGCTGGGTTTGGTGCTGTTTCTGTTGGCTACCGTTTTCACGCTGACCTCGGGCTACCGGTATTTCCGGAAGTACGGAGCGATGGTTTTCGCTGAAGACTAG
- a CDS encoding ion channel has protein sequence MTHFPGTKGSRFEWRFEMLLVFLLVWLALAPIVGNGVILGLCATAVFISAVTALRESRLMRWISWILVVIGLVALWTAELSGRIEWVILSSALGCAFYTLMVVGILTYVYRAEVIDGNVLSAAICAYLLMGLGWTDLFMLVENVDPGSFSSGRLAYGGLEGLASPRLQQSHFSYFSLVTLSTLGYGDITPLKPTARNLAALEAIIGQLFIGVLVARLISQQVRRDRGREKKS, from the coding sequence ATGACACACTTTCCCGGAACCAAAGGATCCCGCTTTGAATGGCGCTTTGAAATGCTCCTGGTGTTTCTTCTCGTCTGGCTGGCACTCGCCCCCATCGTCGGAAACGGGGTCATCCTTGGACTGTGTGCGACGGCGGTTTTCATCTCGGCCGTGACGGCCTTGAGAGAGAGTCGTCTGATGCGATGGATTTCCTGGATCCTTGTCGTGATCGGTCTGGTCGCCCTCTGGACGGCCGAGCTCTCCGGCCGGATCGAGTGGGTGATCCTCTCAAGTGCGCTGGGGTGTGCGTTCTATACCCTGATGGTGGTCGGAATCCTCACCTATGTCTACCGGGCCGAGGTCATCGATGGGAATGTCCTCTCGGCGGCCATCTGCGCCTACCTCCTGATGGGCCTGGGTTGGACGGACCTCTTCATGCTTGTCGAGAATGTGGACCCCGGGTCGTTTTCCAGCGGCCGCCTGGCCTATGGCGGACTCGAGGGACTCGCTTCACCGCGCCTGCAGCAATCGCATTTCTCCTATTTCAGCCTGGTGACCCTGAGCACGCTCGGTTACGGCGATATCACGCCGCTGAAGCCGACGGCCCGCAACCTGGCGGCCCTCGAGGCGATCATCGGCCAGCTCTTCATCGGGGTCCTCGTCGCCCGCCTCATCAGCCAGCAGGTCAGGCGGGATCGCGGACGGGAAAAGAAAAGCTGA
- a CDS encoding DUF839 domain-containing protein, which yields MNSSRRRFLKQSALITLGFTGLGHFAQRMAAAGSAEAMNLPGYGPLLPDPKGILDLPGGFTYRIISKAGDIMTDGLLVPKTPDGMGAFAGTNGRTILVRNHENGADPSASGAFGKDYERLSKIEPEAFYDYGNGRMPGLGGTTTLVYDSRSERLVTQFLSLAGTYRNCAGGITPWNTWISCEEAVTLADRDDNIEKDHGYNFEVPVTEKPHLADPIPLTAMGRFNHEAVCVDPSTGIVYQTEDRPDGLITRFIPNTPGRLINGGRLQALAIKGDPSRDTRNWEGLDADPFPLGTPFDVEWIDLEEIDAPKDDLRYRGFDSGAARFARGEGMWFGKNEVYFACTNGGAKLLGQIFRYRPSPREGTDRESNQPGTLELFVEPNDGTIIENADNLTVSPWGDVVVCEDGGGDNFLVGIRPNGDCYQIARNATGDTELAGVCFSPVDGTLFVNLQGPGLTLAITGPWQG from the coding sequence ATGAATTCCTCCCGGCGCCGCTTCCTCAAACAATCCGCCCTCATCACCCTCGGGTTCACCGGCCTGGGTCACTTTGCCCAACGGATGGCCGCCGCCGGATCCGCCGAAGCAATGAATCTGCCCGGTTATGGACCGCTGCTTCCCGACCCCAAGGGCATCCTCGACCTCCCGGGCGGGTTCACCTACCGTATCATTTCCAAGGCCGGCGATATCATGACGGACGGTCTTCTCGTGCCCAAGACACCCGACGGGATGGGTGCCTTTGCCGGGACAAATGGTCGAACCATCCTGGTTCGCAACCACGAGAACGGGGCCGACCCGTCGGCCAGTGGTGCTTTCGGAAAGGATTACGAACGCCTCTCCAAGATCGAGCCCGAAGCCTTCTACGACTACGGAAACGGTCGAATGCCCGGTCTCGGCGGCACCACTACCCTCGTCTACGACAGCCGTTCGGAACGGCTCGTCACCCAATTCCTCAGCCTGGCCGGCACCTACCGCAATTGCGCGGGCGGAATCACCCCTTGGAATACCTGGATCAGCTGCGAGGAAGCCGTGACACTTGCCGACCGCGACGATAACATCGAGAAAGACCATGGCTACAACTTCGAGGTGCCTGTCACCGAGAAACCACATCTGGCTGACCCGATTCCCTTGACCGCGATGGGGCGGTTCAATCACGAAGCTGTCTGCGTCGATCCCAGCACCGGGATCGTCTACCAGACCGAAGACCGTCCCGACGGACTTATCACCCGCTTCATCCCCAATACACCGGGTCGGCTCATCAATGGCGGACGCCTCCAGGCTCTCGCCATCAAGGGCGATCCCTCACGCGATACCCGCAATTGGGAGGGACTCGACGCCGATCCTTTTCCCCTCGGCACCCCCTTTGACGTCGAATGGATCGATCTCGAAGAAATCGATGCCCCCAAAGATGACCTGCGTTACCGCGGATTTGACTCCGGAGCCGCACGTTTCGCCCGTGGCGAAGGCATGTGGTTCGGGAAAAACGAAGTCTACTTCGCCTGCACCAACGGCGGCGCCAAACTCCTGGGCCAGATATTCCGCTATCGCCCCAGTCCCCGGGAAGGCACCGACCGCGAGTCGAACCAACCCGGCACCCTGGAACTCTTTGTCGAACCCAACGATGGGACGATCATCGAAAACGCCGACAACCTGACCGTCTCGCCCTGGGGGGACGTCGTGGTTTGTGAAGACGGCGGCGGCGACAACTTCCTCGTCGGGATCCGGCCCAATGGCGACTGCTACCAAATCGCCCGCAATGCAACCGGGGACACCGAACTGGCCGGAGTCTGCTTCTCTCCTGTCGACGGGACCCTCTTTGTCAATCTCCAGGGCCCCGGCCTGACCCTGGCCATCACCGGACCCTGGCAGGGTTGA
- a CDS encoding TrpB-like pyridoxal phosphate-dependent enzyme encodes MEPIKYLLPDDAIPTAWYNLQADFPEPLPPVLHPGTGQPIGPDDLAPLFANELIAQEVSTERWIEIPDEVRQILAQWRCTPLYRARRLEKALKTPARIYYKWEGVSPSGSHKPNTAVPQAYYNMKQGVKRISTETGAGQWGSSLAMACQIFGLECLVYMVKVSFNQKPYRRALMEAYGARCVASPSSETDAGRKILQDDPDCRGSLGIAISEAVEVAAKNEDTKYCLGSVLNHVLVHQSVIGLEAQKQLEMAGDYPDIIVGCTGGGSNFAGIAFPFIGKKLRDGGKLKVVAVEPSACPSLTKGPLRYDFGDTAHLTPLVKMNTLGSTFVPPGFHSGGLRYHGMAPMVSHALKLGLCEARAFNQLETFAAGIQFAKAEGIIPAPEANHAVVGAIREAEKCRESGEAKTILFNLCGHGHFDMQAYIDYHAGKLQDYDYPEEEIAMALAGLPHFGNE; translated from the coding sequence ATGGAGCCCATCAAATACCTCCTCCCCGATGATGCCATTCCGACTGCATGGTACAACCTGCAGGCCGACTTTCCGGAGCCCCTTCCCCCGGTTCTGCATCCGGGAACCGGGCAACCCATCGGGCCGGACGACCTCGCCCCCCTCTTTGCCAATGAGCTGATTGCCCAGGAGGTCTCGACCGAGCGCTGGATTGAGATCCCGGACGAGGTGCGCCAGATCCTCGCCCAATGGCGCTGCACCCCGCTCTACCGGGCGCGCCGCCTCGAGAAGGCCCTCAAGACCCCGGCCAGGATCTACTACAAATGGGAAGGGGTCAGCCCAAGCGGTTCCCACAAGCCGAATACCGCCGTCCCCCAGGCTTACTACAATATGAAGCAGGGCGTGAAGCGGATCTCGACCGAAACCGGCGCCGGCCAGTGGGGTTCGTCCCTGGCCATGGCCTGCCAGATCTTCGGCCTCGAGTGTCTCGTCTACATGGTGAAGGTCAGCTTCAATCAAAAGCCCTACCGGCGCGCCCTGATGGAAGCCTACGGCGCCCGTTGTGTGGCCAGTCCGAGCAGCGAGACCGACGCCGGCCGCAAGATACTCCAGGATGATCCGGACTGCCGGGGTTCACTGGGCATCGCCATCTCCGAAGCCGTCGAGGTCGCGGCCAAGAACGAAGATACCAAGTACTGCCTCGGCAGCGTCCTCAATCACGTCCTCGTGCACCAGTCCGTCATCGGACTCGAGGCACAGAAGCAACTCGAGATGGCGGGCGACTACCCCGACATCATCGTGGGGTGCACGGGCGGCGGGTCCAACTTCGCCGGCATCGCCTTTCCCTTCATCGGCAAGAAACTGCGCGACGGCGGCAAGCTCAAGGTCGTCGCGGTCGAACCCTCCGCCTGTCCCTCGCTGACCAAAGGTCCGCTCCGCTATGACTTCGGGGACACCGCCCATCTGACTCCCCTGGTCAAGATGAACACCCTGGGCAGCACCTTCGTGCCCCCCGGCTTCCACAGCGGCGGCCTGCGCTACCACGGGATGGCCCCCATGGTCAGCCACGCCCTCAAGCTCGGCCTCTGCGAGGCCCGGGCCTTCAATCAGCTCGAGACCTTCGCGGCAGGTATCCAGTTCGCCAAGGCGGAGGGCATCATTCCGGCGCCCGAAGCCAACCACGCGGTGGTCGGCGCCATCCGGGAAGCCGAAAAGTGTCGTGAATCCGGCGAGGCCAAAACCATTCTCTTCAATCTCTGCGGTCACGGCCATTTCGACATGCAGGCCTACATCGATTACCACGCGGGCAAGCTGCAGGACTACGATTACCCGGAAGAGGAAATCGCCATGGCCCTGGCCGGCCTCCCGCACTTCGGCAACGAATAG